The Osmia bicornis bicornis chromosome 9, iOsmBic2.1, whole genome shotgun sequence genome has a segment encoding these proteins:
- the LOC114879004 gene encoding uncharacterized protein LOC114879004, with product MYSRTLLIVACLCVARVHSQFFSFKNLKAYTRIFKLDGLLANETGNELWNGLLRDCDRSVTFSCIQKNAYSYLDNVFVERDNVTVFEGLTLTKNSLDYGTCRKKEEQDSLDENLVGGSSKDDCSNEAESEGTEGEETGRQFEEERTPLEEVTDALRKRALKFLATRDYEIRLPDFFFEGAAIKISPREVDENGALVRLDFGEQRLQSEGRIFFKKIKKFIQNKLMTSLLALLLIIKLIKVKFMFVIPFLFGVGTAKKLFLKLLLFFIPAFAHIFKLCSSYYTTHSTKYHHHHHQIAHHHHHVPVPVPVPTYYNHHHHHRDEEEFDGYDYAHPHIQYRKDMEELKEWGIEPYEEPYDQHTEPVAAASIPGRVPGVLPAPFPGPAYAGTYGVPQYAPNVQPVAPPYQEKRPPVSAHNLAYSAYADNRRTVVQQQHAAPVVNVPLNPVNLPSTMLPTATNVKPPYTVLGAQNVRQVSPKNSQTETKVPVVRQRQGYDDEFYGPIVGRLEEIFRQLRFNDEPCRERLVCSMYKNPTVYSPHSNLVSNELSRDPQELKRTGTESPSSQKFHRYLNAARLGQDGGDCLRTYPCHINTE from the exons ATGTATTCAAGGACGCTGTTAATAGTCGCGTGTTTATGCGTGGCACGCGTTCATTCGCAGTTCTTCAGTTTCAAAAACTTGAAAGCTTACACGAGGATCTTTAAGCTGGACGGTCTGCTGGCGAACGAGACCGGTAACGAGCTGTGGAACGGATTGCTTAGAGACTGTGACCGATCAGTAACGTTCTCGTGTATACAGAAAAACGCTTACTCGTATTTGGACAACGTTTTCGTGGAACGAGATAACGTGACCGTGTTCGAGGGGCTGACGCTGACGAAAAACAGTCTCGATTATGGAACGTGTCGGAAAAAGGAGGAGCAGGACTCGCTGGACGAGAACCTAGTCGGAGGATCTAGCAAGGATGACTGCTCGAACGAAGCGGAAAGTGAAGGAACGGAGGGAGAGGAAACGGGTCGACAATTCGAGGAGGAACGAACACCTTTGGAGGAAGTGACCGATGCTTTGCGTAAAAGAGCCTTGAAATTCCTTGCTACCAGAGATTACGAGATTCGATTGCCGGATTTCTTCTTCGAGGGTGCTGCGATCAAAATCAGTCCTCGCGAAGTGGATGAAAACGGGGCCTTGGTGAGGCTGGATTTCGGTGAACAGCGTTTACAAAGCGAGGGGAGGATTTTCTTCAAGAAAATCA aaaaatttattcagaataaaTTGATGACGAGCTTGCTGGCGCTGCTGCTCATCATCAAGCTGATAAAAGTGAAATTCATGTTCGTGATACCATTCCTGTTCGGCGTGGGCACAGCTAAGAAGCTTTTCCTGAAGCTGTTACTTTTCTTCATACCCGCGTTCGCGCACATTTTCAAACTGTGCTCGAGTTATTACACCACGCACTCTACAAAATATCATCACCATCATCATCAG ATCGCGCATCATCATCACCACGTTCCAGTTCCAGTACCAGTTCCAACTTACTACaaccatcatcatcatcatcgcGACGAAGAGGAGTTCGATGGTTACGACTACGCTCATCCTCATATTCAATACCGAAAAGACATGGAAGAGCTGAAAGAGTGGGGCATCGAACCGTACGAAGAGCCTTACGACCAACATACCGAACCCGTAGCTGCAGCCAGCATTCCTGGCCGAGTTCCAGGAGTACTTCCAGCACCTTTTCCAGGACCCGCGTACGCAGGAACGTACGGTGTGCCGCAATACGCGCCAAACGTTCAACCAGTTGCACCTCCTTATCAAGAAAAACGTCCCCCCGTGTCGGCTCACAATTTAGCCTACTCGGCCTATGCTGACAATCGTCGAACGGTTGTCCAACAACAGCACGCAGCTCCCGTTGTGAACGTTCCTTTAAACCCTGTTAATTTACCGTCAACGATGTTGCCGACAGCTACGAACGTGAAACCTCCTTACACCGTGCTGGGAGCGCAAAATGTGCGACAGGTGTCTCCGAAGAATTCGCAAACGGAGACGAAGGTACCTGTCGTCAGACAGAGACAAGGTTACGACGATGAATTTTACGGGCCAATTGTTGGTAGACTCGAGGAGATCTTTAGGCAATTGAGATTCAACGACGAGCCGTGCAGGGAGAGGCTGGTGTGCAGCATGTACAAGAACCCGACTGTTTACTCGCCACATAGTAATCTCGTTTCCAACGAACTCTCCAG AGACCCACAGGAGTTGAAACGAACAGGAACCGAAAGCCCGTCTAGCCAGAAATTTCACAGATATCTGAACGCGGCCAGATTGGGTCAAGACGGTGGAGACTGCCTAAGAACCTATCCGTGCCACATAAATACCGAGTAA
- the LOC114879340 gene encoding uncharacterized protein LOC114879340 yields the protein MKGFAVLAQLFRQQALVLPLLLIVGCVTGEIERRTSKQMVEESPESLASTLSKDCGKSYSATCLKLDVVSFLDRLSEQADISILPGVSVIKENDTANVPASEVVANLARDFPNDVEKRLDAYLVHKVGSYLNSHSISIKLFDPRTFEAARNFNEETLAQLGLGGGQSVGTGRKKDKGGNGGLMAGLLMMKGTLGAVGFGALALLAGKALMTGLMALMLSAIVGLKSLTSGGEKKTTYEIVSKPVYSTSHTHSSEEHHGHGYGHSGYGRSLDAIQDSVHQAVLKYGNARDRRSLRQN from the exons ATGAAGGGATTCGCGGTACTCGCACAATTATTCCGTCAACAGGCTCTGGTGCTTCCACTTTTGCTGATCGTCGGATGCGTCACCGGCGAGATCGAGAGACGTACCTCGAAGCAGATGGTCGAGGAGTCGCCGGAAAGTTTGGCCTCGACTTTGAGCAAAGACTGCGGCAAGTCCTACAGTGCCACTTGCCTCAAGTTAGACGTGGTCTCATTCCTGGACAGGTTGTCCGAGCAAGCGGACATCAGCATTTTACCTGGGGTGTCCGTGATCAAGGAAAATGACACGGCCAACGTGCCAGCGTCCGAGGTGGTCGCCAATTTGGCCCGGGACTTCCCCAACGACGTGGAGAAAAGGCTGGACGCTTATTTGGTTCATAAAGTCGGCAGTTATCTGAACAGTCACTCGATATCCATTAAACTATTCGACCCGAGGACCTTCGAGGCTGCTAGGAACTTCAACGAGGAGACGCTGGCTCAACTCGGTTTGGGTGGAGGACAAAGCGTCGGAACTG GACGGAAGAAGGATAAGGGTGGCAACGGTGGACTGATGGCTGGATTGTTGATGATGAAGGGCACCCTAGGTGCTGTCGGATTTGGTGCTCTTGCTCTGCTAGCCGGTAAAGCCTTGATGACCGGTCTGATGGCTCTTATGTTGTCAGCTATCGTTGGATTAAAGAGTTTGACAAGCGGCGGCGAGAAGAAGACCACCTACGAGATCGTCAGCAAACCAGTGTACTCGACCTCTCACACGCACAGCTCCGAAGAACATCACGGTCACGGTTACGGCCATTCGGGATACGGTAGATCCTTGGATGCCATTCAAGATTCCGTTCACCAAGCTGTATTGAAGTACGGAAACGCGAGGGACCGCCGATCGCTTCGGCAAAATTAA